The sequence TCTGGGAAGGCCACAAGGCCGGGCGCGACATCGGCTACGGCCAGATGGAGAAGCTGGCCAACCTCGAGGGCCTGCCGGCCAACGGTTTCCTGGTGTCCTGCTTCCCCTACAAGATCAAGCACGCGTCGGCCGGCTTCATCCGCGCCGTGGCCATCTTCGAAGAATAAGAACAGGAGCATTCCCGTGCGATTCCCCTTCCTGCTGGCGGCCCTGGCGTGCATCGCCCCGGCCTTCGCCGGCGCTGCCGAGCGTCCCAACATCCTGCTGATCCTGGCCGACGACCTGGGTTACTCCGACCTCGGCGCCTTCGGCGGCGAGATCGCCACGCCGAGCCTTGACCGCCTGGCCGAGAGCGGTCTGCAACTGACCAGGATGTACGCCGCGCCCACCTGCTCGCCGACGCGGGCCATGCTGATGTCCGGCACCGACCACCATCTGGCCGGGCTGGGCACCATGGCCGAAGGCCTGCAACCCTTCCAGCGCGGCAAGCCGGGCTACGAGGGCTACCTCAACCAGCAGGCCCACTCCATTGCCGAGCTGCTGCAGGGCGGCGGCTACCGCACCAGCATGGTGGGCAAGTGGCACCTGGGCCTGGCCCCCGAGCAGGGGCCGGACCGCCGTGGCTTTGAGCAGTCCTTCACGCTGCTGCAGGGTGGCGGGGTGCACTTCAAGCCGACGCCGGGCTCGACCGCGAAGATCGAGCAGATCACCTATCGGGAGAATGGCCAGCCGGTGGAGCTGCCGGACGACTTCTATTCCACCGACTTCTACACCGACAAGCTGATCAGCTACCTGAAGGCCGGGGAGGGCAGCGGCAAGCCGTTCTTCGCCTATGCCGCCTTCACCTCGCCGCACTGGCCATTGCAGGCGCCCGAGGCCTACCTGGACAAGTACCGGGGGCACTACGACGGCGGCTACGACGCGGTGCGCCTGGCGCGCATCGAACGGATGAAGGCCAAGGGCATTTTGCCGGTCGACTTCCAGAGCGCCGCGCCTTTGCCGGCATCAAAGCAGCTGCCCGGCTGGGACCAACTGGACCCGCAGCGCAAGCGCATCGAGGCGCGCAAGATGGAGATCTACGCTGCCATGGTCGACAACCTCGACCACAACATCGGCCGCCTGCTGGATTACCTGCGCCAGAGCGGCCAGCTGGACAACACCCTGATCGTCTTCATGTCCGACAACGGTGCCGCCGGCGAGCGCCACGAACAGTTCTACCCGGCCGGGCCGGACACCGACAACCGCCTGGAGAACCTCGGCCGGCGCGGTTCGCAGATCGACTACGGGCTGCGCTGGGCCGAGGTGAGCGCGGCGCCCCTGCGGCTGTTCAAGGGCAGTACCGCTGAAGGTGGGATCAGCGTGCCGGCCATCGTCCAATTGCCGGCCAGCCTGCGTCGCCAGGGCCTGGAGCGCGGTGTGGCGCGGGTGGACGACCTGGCGCCGACCTTCCTCGCCCTGGCGGGCCTGCCGGACCCGGGTAACCAGTACCAGGGCCAGCCCAAGCACCCCATCACCGGCCACTCCATGTTGCCGATGCTGGAAGGCCAGGGCCGCGCCGAGCCGGTGATGGCCGGCGAACTGTTCGGCAGCCGCTACTACCGCGAAGGCAACCTCAAGCTCCTTGGCCTGGTGCCCTGGAGCATGCCGGGGCAACCCCTGCCGCCGCTGCGCTGGCAGCTGTTCGACCTGTCGCGGGATCGGGGCGAGCAGCAGGACCTTTCCGCCAGCCAGCCGGAAACCCTGGAGCGCTTGAAGCAGGCCTGGCAGGACTACGCCCGCCGGGTCGGCGTGGTCGCGCCGCCGGGCGCCGGGACGAATTAACGCCCTGGGGCTACCAACGAGACGGTGGGTTTCGTTGCTCGCGGAACCATCCTGCGAAAGAGCGACTCCCTCTCTCGTAGGGGGCGCCGTGCGCACCGGCAAGCCCCGTCGAGGCGGCAGGTCGCTATGCGCGGCGCAGCGGCAGGTTCTCCAGGCGCAGGGCGATCACTAGCGGAAGCAGGGCGAGCAACGCGTTGAGCATCAGCAACTGGCGGAAGGCTTCGCTGGCGAGCGCGCCACCGGCGAGTTCGAGCGCCGTGTCCGGAGCGCCGGGCGACAGCAGCCAGTAGAGGCTGGA is a genomic window of Pseudomonas resinovorans NBRC 106553 containing:
- a CDS encoding arylsulfatase; this translates as MRFPFLLAALACIAPAFAGAAERPNILLILADDLGYSDLGAFGGEIATPSLDRLAESGLQLTRMYAAPTCSPTRAMLMSGTDHHLAGLGTMAEGLQPFQRGKPGYEGYLNQQAHSIAELLQGGGYRTSMVGKWHLGLAPEQGPDRRGFEQSFTLLQGGGVHFKPTPGSTAKIEQITYRENGQPVELPDDFYSTDFYTDKLISYLKAGEGSGKPFFAYAAFTSPHWPLQAPEAYLDKYRGHYDGGYDAVRLARIERMKAKGILPVDFQSAAPLPASKQLPGWDQLDPQRKRIEARKMEIYAAMVDNLDHNIGRLLDYLRQSGQLDNTLIVFMSDNGAAGERHEQFYPAGPDTDNRLENLGRRGSQIDYGLRWAEVSAAPLRLFKGSTAEGGISVPAIVQLPASLRRQGLERGVARVDDLAPTFLALAGLPDPGNQYQGQPKHPITGHSMLPMLEGQGRAEPVMAGELFGSRYYREGNLKLLGLVPWSMPGQPLPPLRWQLFDLSRDRGEQQDLSASQPETLERLKQAWQDYARRVGVVAPPGAGTN